TATGGATGAAGTTTCTTTTATCTGTGCTACAAGATTCAGTCGAAAGAAAGTGGTAACAATATCTACAGGACAAATTGATTTCAGAAAAGCGATACCTGCGGGAACGTTAATCGAATTAGTTGCCAAAGTAATCAGTGTTGGAAGAACAAGCTGTAAAATTCACGTGGATATCTTCATGGAACAAATGTATTCAGAACTTCGTGAAACGGTGGTTTCAGGGACTTTTTCGTTTGTTGCTGTTGATGAAAACAAGAAACCAGTATCAATTTTGGATAATTCCGAAGTATAAAAGTTAAAAGGTTTTTCTCGTAAATACTGATAATTAGATACTTGAAAAAAGTGTGAAAAAATATATAAAAAAAGCGCTTAAAAAGTTTTTATAATCGAAAAAGCGTCCTATATTTGCACTCGCAATCAGATAACGAAAGCGACATACTGGAGAAATGGCAGAGCGGTCGAATGC
The nucleotide sequence above comes from Flavobacterium branchiarum. Encoded proteins:
- a CDS encoding acyl-CoA thioesterase, whose protein sequence is MGTLEERILKSETHIFKAVFPNTTNHYDTLFGGTALQLMDEVSFICATRFSRKKVVTISTGQIDFRKAIPAGTLIELVAKVISVGRTSCKIHVDIFMEQMYSELRETVVSGTFSFVAVDENKKPVSILDNSEV